The following nucleotide sequence is from Chitinivibrionales bacterium.
ATTCATTTTCCAGCCGGTCACCATTCTCTTCTCCCTGTGATTCTTCACCCTTTGGCGCTTCAGCAGTCTCATCGTTGCTTTCGTTCTCCGGTGTTTGACCTGAAGGAACTTCGTTATCGGGAATTGCCTGTATCTCTTCTTCAATATCTTCCATTTTCTTTTTGGCCATTTCTTCGAATTCTTCGATTTTTGGAAGATCATTAATCGATTTTATTCCAAAATAATCAAGGAATGTATTCGTTGTTGCATAAAAAAGAGGGCGGCCTGGCTTGTCGCTTCTTCCGGCGATAGTAACAAGATGTTTTTCGAGTATCGTTTTCATAGCACCGTCGGACAGTACCCCCCTGATTTCTTCAACTTCAGCTTTGGTGATTGGTTGCTTATAGGCAATAACGGCAAGGCATTCAAGCGCCTGGGCTGAAAGTTTTTTTGCCGGTTTTTCCTTGAACAGCTGACGGATCCAGGGTGCAAAGTAGGGAACTGTTTTGACTTGATATCCCCCGGCGACATCAACAATTTCAAAAGGATGGCGCTGTTTTTGAAGTTTATGATTTATTTCAGAAATCAATTTTCTGATCTGACGGGCATCCGGACGGCCGGGCAGAATTTCTTTAAGTTTATTCAATGAAACAGCTTCATCGGATGCAAAAACAAGCGCTTCCAAAATCTGCGCCTGTTCGGTAAGCATTTCATTGGTACTTTTATTTTTCTTTTGTTTCTTTTCCTGTGCAGTATCGGTTTCTTTACTCATTACTACGGCCTTTACTCTAATACCTTACCGTTCAATTTTGCCGGTAATCGGTTTAATCAAATTCCTTTTCGGTACGTTTAACGACATGGATTTCGCCGAATATATCTTCCTGCCTGAATGTAATTTCCTGCATTTTGACAAGCTCCAGTAGCGCCATGAACGTTACAACAAGCACAATTTTCTGCCTGCTGCTTTTAAAAAGCTCCTGGAATCGAATCTCAGGAGTATCCTGCAATATACTTAATATATGTTCGATTTGATCGTCAATACGTGCAGTTTCAACCTGAACGATATGATTGTGCTCGTCTTCTTCCTCTTCTCGATTAAGGATATTCATGAAAGCCGAAAGAAGATCATAGATGCTGACATTCCCGATAATTTTGCTTCCCTCTTCACTTTCCCGGCCAGCCTTCGGCTCATCAGATGTCCCCCGCGCAAAGGATCCAAACTGCTCTGATTCGAATACCCTGAGGGAATTCGCCGCCTCTTTGAACTTTTTATATTCAAGAAGCTGAGCGATCAACTGTTCTTTTGTATGAATTCCATCTTCTTCGGTTTCGAGATTCTCATCAATTTGCTGAGGTACCAGCTCCCGGGATTTGAGACGAAGCAGTGTGGCGGCCATGTGCAGATATTCGGCGGCAACATCAATATTGAGTTCTTTCATCAGGTCCAGATAGGAAAGGTACTGTTCC
It contains:
- the scpB gene encoding SMC-Scp complex subunit ScpB; the encoded protein is MSKETDTAQEKKQKKNKSTNEMLTEQAQILEALVFASDEAVSLNKLKEILPGRPDARQIRKLISEINHKLQKQRHPFEIVDVAGGYQVKTVPYFAPWIRQLFKEKPAKKLSAQALECLAVIAYKQPITKAEVEEIRGVLSDGAMKTILEKHLVTIAGRSDKPGRPLFYATTNTFLDYFGIKSINDLPKIEEFEEMAKKKMEDIEEEIQAIPDNEVPSGQTPENESNDETAEAPKGEESQGEENGDRLENESSDTDGDHSTDAESVQSSRGDESSEDKSEEKNDAGSERQQSPSENDSAETKTNDSEVMETESEEGAENPEQSSQEDTSQVQNPEGDESSDVQAENRKDTESGFSNSGG